A single window of Pseudarthrobacter defluvii DNA harbors:
- the folE gene encoding GTP cyclohydrolase I: MLSQYTARQDEYAGPVGELDRLEQVAPAGIDLEGARAAVADLLVALGRDLSDPDLAETPRRVAQAFDELLTARPASWTTFANTEGYTDLVLVKDIPFHSLCQHHLLPFRGVAHIGYLPGSRLIGLSKLARGLAHFARDLQVQERLTVQTVEWLMETLDARGAGAVLEAEHLCMSLRGVQAAGTTTTTAAFRGELAVPGPLNERFFSK; the protein is encoded by the coding sequence ATGTTATCCCAGTACACCGCGCGGCAGGACGAGTACGCTGGCCCCGTCGGTGAACTCGACCGGCTTGAACAGGTTGCCCCGGCAGGAATTGACTTGGAGGGGGCCCGGGCGGCCGTCGCGGACTTGCTGGTTGCCTTGGGCAGGGATCTTTCGGACCCTGACCTGGCAGAGACACCCCGCCGTGTTGCCCAGGCCTTCGATGAGCTGCTGACTGCACGGCCGGCGTCATGGACCACCTTTGCGAACACGGAGGGGTACACAGACCTGGTCCTGGTTAAAGACATTCCTTTTCACTCGCTGTGTCAGCACCATCTGTTGCCGTTCCGCGGTGTGGCCCATATCGGCTACCTCCCGGGAAGCAGACTGATCGGGTTGTCCAAACTTGCCCGCGGCCTGGCACATTTCGCCAGGGACCTGCAGGTCCAGGAACGCCTCACCGTACAGACGGTTGAATGGCTGATGGAAACACTGGACGCCCGTGGTGCGGGGGCCGTCCTGGAAGCGGAGCACCTTTGCATGTCGCTGCGCGGGGTTCAGGCAGCCGGGACAACGACGACCACAGCGGCCTTCCGAGGGGAATTGGCCGTGCCCGGACCGTTGAACGAGCGCTTCTTTTCCAAGTAA
- a CDS encoding helix-turn-helix transcriptional regulator, with protein sequence MNSSPITTRNPDTALLADPVRRALYQALIRSPVPLTRDQLVRELNLAPSTASFHLEKLVQEGLLETESRKLGSKTGPGSGRPSKFYKPVLDEVQLSIPAREYELAGRLLASAIETAAQTGEPVEKALSAVAYAEGQRRGVAAGNLEVALTDNGYEPEVDGQGLVLCNCPFRRLASDHTQLVCGLSAALLQGTLDGCNDQQHRVVPAADGSACCSRLTTSTE encoded by the coding sequence ATGAATTCCTCGCCGATTACAACGCGAAATCCCGACACGGCTTTGCTGGCCGATCCTGTACGGCGCGCTCTTTACCAGGCGCTAATACGCAGCCCGGTTCCCCTCACGCGGGACCAGTTGGTTCGAGAGCTCAATCTTGCCCCGAGTACTGCCTCGTTCCATCTGGAGAAATTGGTCCAGGAAGGTCTGCTGGAAACTGAAAGCAGGAAGCTCGGATCCAAAACAGGCCCGGGCTCCGGACGGCCCAGCAAGTTCTACAAGCCGGTATTGGATGAAGTCCAACTCTCCATTCCGGCGCGCGAGTACGAGCTGGCGGGGCGCCTGCTCGCCTCCGCGATCGAAACCGCGGCCCAAACCGGAGAACCGGTTGAGAAGGCTCTCTCTGCCGTTGCCTATGCCGAAGGGCAACGACGCGGGGTGGCCGCAGGAAACCTTGAGGTAGCTCTGACCGACAACGGTTACGAACCCGAGGTTGACGGCCAGGGGCTGGTTTTGTGTAACTGCCCGTTCCGCCGCCTTGCCAGCGACCACACCCAGCTTGTTTGCGGTCTCAGTGCTGCACTTCTCCAGGGCACACTTGACGGGTGCAATGACCAGCAACACCGGGTTGTGCCCGCTGCTGACGGCTCAGCCTGCTGCTCACGGCTCACGACTTCGACGGAATGA